TTTATGACATCACCAGAGAGGTAGCTAAGGGGCCTATTTGAGACACTCTTAGAACAACAGCCATTTGAGACACATTTAGAACAACAGCCACTTTTGTGGGAGCCCAAGAACAACAGCTTTTAAAACTGAGGGTAAACATTCAGGCTTCATTAGGATCCTGAATACAAGCCAGCTGATAAAATATGGGGTCTACTCAGAAGGGCACAGTCTATCAGACGGTCAAGACAAGTAAAACTGGGTCCAAGGTAGCGGTTTCAGCACAGAGAGGGGCTGAGGTTTCTATGGGCACAAGCCCTCAGCGGGGACATGGGTACGTTCTTACCTCAGGCCAGCGAAATGCTGCAGTCTCCCTGAGCCCTTCCCAGAGACGATCAGAAGCTGCACATCTCACCACTCCCCATTCAGCATCAGACTATCCTCGCTCTTTCTCCCCCAAGTCAGGGCCCGGTGTCTCTGCAGTACCCATCCCTCGGGGGACCGAGTCGCATTCAAGAAAGGAAGGATCCCGCCATTCCTCTCCTTGTCAAAAGAGCCAGCAGATGCCAACTTCCCATTCTGTAAGCATACATCAGAATGTTAGTCCAGTCAGAGAGGAAGCAACACGAAGACATGGTGAGACCAAGCCATCACGTGAGGTCGGCCATCATGCCTCATCAACCCCAGATGCCAAATGCCTTCGTCGGTTGAATTTTCTAGACCACAAGTATAACTTACAATCACAAATCTTACAAGATGACCCGCCTTCCAAGGTCCAGAACCCCCAAGGGGCCAGAGTTCCCCGCAGGATTTCAGCTTACCCAAAGGATGAAGCAGTACAAACTGAGCCCATCCAAAGGATTTTGACTGCTAGTGAGGTCAGATCTCCAAGAAGTCCCTCTAGCCCAGAGCATGGCAGCAGCCATGTCTATGAACATCGGACAGTCCAGAGAAGAAAACCTGGAGAAGAGCCAGAAATGGATGCTCACCGCTCAGTTCTTCCAGACTCCAAGGCCTTGTATAAGAATATGAACTTGGACTCATCCCCCAAATTCTCTATCCTTAGGAATTTGGATAGTAGACACCGAGTTTCTGTGAGGCCAGATCCTGAGATTCTCCAAAAGCATTATGCCTATTCTGAAACCAAGCCCTCTGCAAAAGTCTTAAGATCATCAGAGGTGGAGTCCAACTTGAGATCCCCAATCCGAGGAGACAGTGAGGTTGGCCGCAGAGTCACCATCTCCCCAGGGGGACAGCCAGTACAGTCAACTCACCGTACGACAGCGCAATCAGCATCTGGGAGCCCCTGCAGATCTTCCATGTTTGTCACTCCAGAGCCCATCTATAAACAGCAAACCCAAAGACCCAGAGAAAGTATCTACATTTCCTCAGGACCCTCACGAAAGTCCTCCATCCATGCAGAACTGGAACTGACTCCTCGGCCCTTGCCACCTAGGTCCTTACCTAGGTATGAGCCTGACTCCTCATGGTGGGACTTACTGAATCCTGAAGTTGAAACGCCACAAAGCCGGCCAACAACACCTGATTTTGAGCCCAAGTCCCCTTCTTCCTTAGACCCTTTATTGTCCCATTTTAAAATGGACTCAAGCCCTTTCTATGAGGATGTGATGTTCCAGAGAGAGCAGGAAAGCCCACCACCACCAAAGGATTATCCAAGTTGGGCACCACTGAGGGAAGTGCCACAGGCCGCCAAGTACACCTGCAAACAACCCATTCAAAGGTTTAGTGCTTTCTTCCTGGGTATGTGAAGAAGCAGACTGCCCAGGTGCAGCCCTGGTTTAGTGAGATGGGGTGTTGGGGTGGGCAGGAAAGGCCCCCTCTTCATTCTGGGCCTCAGGGCTGCCCTCCTGCCAGTGCCAAAGCTAGTCCTGTCCTTGACCCCATTACTCCATTCCTTCCCTGCCAGCTTCTCTGAGTGCCAAGCTAATGACATCGATGACAATGCTTCGGCCCAGTGTCAGGCATTGACTCTTCCAGGCAACACTGCTTAACTTTTCAATGGAAGGTAGTAGAGAGTGGTTTACAGGGTCGGAAGCTGCTTCCTGAGAGTGGAGATGAAGAACTGAGCTGGGGTGAGGGCCGGTAGGGGCTGTTAAAGAGAATAAGGACCTCAGGTAAATATTCTGGCAACAAAGTGGAGAAGGCGGGTGTAGatgagctgggacttgaacttgCAGGAGGGGAAAGGCATCCACAGGGACAGTGAGCAGGTGtaaaaaagggagagggagagtgggAATGTGATGTTTAGTCATGGCTGCAGGACTTCTTGGAGAAGATCGAGGGCTGAGGGTACCTCCGGGTGGAGAAATGTTCAGCTAGAAAGGGAAATGCAAgtagtggggggtgggggtgtgcaTCCCACAGAGAGAAGTAAAGCAGCCATCTCTCTGTTACTTTCAGATGTCTCTGAGGAAATGTACAATCGTGTCATCTGGTGGCTGAAAGGTCTGTGCTTTTCTCTCCTGTGGGCCTATAGTGGAGGTTTGGGTGGTGGGAAGACAGGTGAGAGGGTGGCGTCTATGTGTCTGTAGAGCTAGGTCCTTAGGAGATACATGGTGGGGTTTTGACCTGAAGGAACAGAGGAACTTCTCATCTTGCCTTAAATTCCACCCTTAAAATCATTCCTTTGGGGCTTggaaccttttttgtttttaagagtctCCTTTTAATGGGAAATCACTTGAATGAAGAACAATTTAAGCCCTATCGCCTTTCAGCTTAGCTGGTCTTACCTAtcatgtgataaaaaaaaaaaaacaccaaagcaAACTACCTGCTTCACAGTCTTGCTCAGGGCTGAGTCCACATTAATTCAGGTTGAGGATTCTTCTCATGTGTCTTTCTGGTTCCTCAGaaccctcctccagcccccaccctagAACCTGGGAGGTACTTAGTTGGCTACTGCCCAGGCAGGATCTCCAGAGATGTCTGGGCCTGCCCCTTGAGGCTGTCAGTGGGTCTTGCAGCTCTAGAATCCTTAAGAGAAGTGTCCCCAGGGCCTCATGACCCTCCACTCCTTTGTACTCTTGGCCTCTCtggtggcaggggagggtggggaccaCCCCTTATAGAGTAATTCTTGGCAGCAGGGACTTCTTGCTATGAGTATTGTGGCCCAAAATATGCCCCAGCCCTATGAGCATGACAGAGGCCAAGGCTCTGCATAAAGCAGTTCCTGGGAAGGAGAGAGCCCTGGGAATGCAATCCATTCCCAACCAGCATGAGCCTGCCAAGTGATGGACAGCAAAGAGCAGAGAAGGGCAGCAAAGCTCTTTAAAGTGGGGGTGTAGTAAAGTATGGACTTTGGAGTTATCTTACTGGGTTTGAGCCTTGGGTCCACTATTTTCTGActgtgaccttgggtttggtaagttattttacctctccaagcctcagtttccccatctgttaatGGGAATAATGGCTTCTTttaaggattattgtgaggactattacaaaatattacgtgtaaagcacttagcatggtgCTTTGCAGTAGTGAGCACTCAGTATATACTAGCTATTATTATTTGGGCCACTTGCACTAGGAAGGGATTTGGGCCA
The Eulemur rufifrons isolate Redbay chromosome 9, OSU_ERuf_1, whole genome shotgun sequence DNA segment above includes these coding regions:
- the SEPTIN4 gene encoding septin-4 isoform X1; the protein is MGSTQKGTVYQTVKTSKTGSKVAVSAQRGAEVSMGTSPQRGHGYVLTSGQRNAAVSLSPSQRRSEAAHLTTPHSASDYPRSFSPKSGPGVSAVPIPRGTESHSRKEGSRHSSPCQKSQQMPTSHSVSIHQNVSPVREEATRRHGETKPSREVGHHASSTPDAKCLRRLNFLDHKYNLQSQILQDDPPSKVQNPQGARVPRRISAYPKDEAVQTEPIQRILTASEVRSPRSPSSPEHGSSHVYEHRTVQRRKPGEEPEMDAHRSVLPDSKALYKNMNLDSSPKFSILRNLDSRHRVSVRPDPEILQKHYAYSETKPSAKVLRSSEVESNLRSPIRGDSEVGRRVTISPGGQPVQSTHRTTAQSASGSPCRSSMFVTPEPIYKQQTQRPRESIYISSGPSRKSSIHAELELTPRPLPPRSLPRYEPDSSWWDLLNPEVETPQSRPTTPDFEPKSPSSLDPLLSHFKMDSSPFYEDVMFQREQESPPPPKDYPSWAPLREVPQAAKYTCKQPIQRFSAFFLDVSEEMYNRVIWWLKDEEIKRFLEDTTDDGELSKFVKDFPGSESCHTPEAKAWVSKPQIPAPRPHTPDVCDDDLEFRPPSWPQSSDSQQYFCAPAPLSPSARPRSPWGRLDPYDSSEDDKEYVGFATLPNQVHRKSVKKGFDFTLMVAGESGLGKSTLVNSLFLTDLYRDRKLLSAEERIMQTVEITKHAVDIEEKGVRLRLTIVDTPGFGDAVNNTECWKPVAEYIDQQFEQYFRDESGLNRKNIQDNRVHCCLYFISPFGHGLRPLDVEFMKALHQRVNIVPILAKADTLTPPEVDHKKRKIREEIEHFGIKIYQFPDCDSDEDEDFKLQDQALKESIPFAVIGSNTVVEARGRRVRGRLYPWGIVEVENPGHCDFVKLRTMLVRTHMQDLKDVTRETHYENYRAQCIQSMTRLVVKERNRNKLTRESGTDFPIPAAPPGTDPETEKLIREKDEELRRMQEMLHKIQRQMKETH